In Lentilactobacillus sp. SPB1-3, the sequence AGTAACACATGACATTGACATTAAGGCAATAGTCAAATTACGACGAGCACTCATTTGCTTTAATTGAAGAGTTGAAACGGCGATGGCTTCAGTGTTACCTAAGAACATCATTTCAACAGCAAAGAATGATTCGAATTTTGGTTGGCCAGTGATGAATGAAAGACCACGACCTACCCACTTGATGATCCATGGTAAAACGCCGATATAAGTTAAGATATCGAACAATGGAACAATCATCAAGATTGGAAGAAGCGCACTGGTAACAAAGTCCATTTGTTTAACGTTAACCCAACTAGGAAGGGCAAACGCAATACCTGTATATGAAACTTGAACTAACCAGTTGAACCCATCAGCAGCAGCCTTAACGGCATCACGTCCCCATGAGAAACTAGTAAGGATCCAGGCGAAAACCAAGTTGATTACTAAAACAACAATAATTGAGCGCCAGTTAATATTTTTCTTGTTTTGTGAAAATAGGAAGGCAATTCCCATATACACAAAAATACCAAGAATATTGACTAATAAATACATTTCATTATCCTCTTTTCGTTATAAATCAGTAATAAATAAGTGCAAAACCAGTTATCGCTATCCCCCTTATAATTGAATTGGTTTTTATTATTAAACCCAATAATTAGTGCGAGCTATAAAAGCTCACGAAGAAAACTGTGACCGATATTGTTATCAGCCACTTGGACATTGAATAATTCGGCAACAGTTGCCCCAATGTCACCCAGACTTCTACGGATACCCAGTGACTTTCCTGGTTGACCGCCAGGATTATATGCAATCAATGGAAGATATTCTCTAGTCACTGTTAGTGGTGATTGCATGTCGTTGGCAAATGATGATGTAATCAGCAGCAGGTCCGTGCTGTACATTTCATTCATCACCCGTTGAATATTTTGATCAATCATTTCTAGTTCATTCCGGTATTCTTCTTTCTTACCTTGATGAGCTAGTTGATCCAACGTCGACATTCGTGCATAAATCAGTCCTGGTCGCGGACTGATTGCCTCGCGATGCAATGCCCACCACACCGAAGTATCATCATTAACGTGCACGTTCTGTGCACGAAGCTGATTGGATAAGTAACTTTGATAATTTGCCAAAACCAACACAGTATTTTCGACTGCGTTAACTTCCACAACAGAATCCAATATACTGGTAGTTCTTTCTTCAGCTTGATAATCAAGCATCTCACGCAAACCGCTATTCACCTGATTGTTAGGTGCAGCGATTTGAATCTTGCCGTAGCTACCGAACGGATTATCAACTATTGGAATCTGTGAAATTGGATTTTGATACCGAATGTTACCTAAACCTAATTCAGTCAAAGCAGGAACTGTGATTTGTGTAGAATCATCTGCCAACAAATGGCCTAATGTATCAGCGCCGACTGAATCAAAACGGTTAGCATCCGCACTTTCTCCAATTCCCATTGAAGCCAAGTCTAGAATAATTACTCGCTTGATCTTCATAAATTAATCTTCCCCAATCATCTTCAAAATATGTACATGATACTTCAATCTTAAATATTAGAATACCTCATACTCTAACTCAATGTAAATAGAATAGTTTCTCTGAACTTGTTGAAAATACATCCATGCCAATAATGATTGCGTTTTCATAATACCAAAAAATAAAAGGGTTTACAACCCACCATAATGGATTTTAAACCCTCTTACTTTTAGCCCCTGCCAAGGACCTAAATTATATCATAATTTTTTTAATTATTTTTGAAGCGCCTTAATTTTGTCTAGGACATCATTAAAGTGATCAACTTTTTGCTTGTAGTCATCAATGCTGTTTGGGAACTCTGAATTAAATTCATCCAATCCACGCATTGCAAAGACTGATTCGTAAGCATAAACATCTTCATAAGCTTTAGCAAAGTCAGCAAGTAAACTATGATACTCTTCTCCAGCTAATTGCAAAGCCATTTGAATAGCACGGAAATCAGTATACGCTAGTTCAAATTGCACGGCCACTGCACGAATAAAATCATGTTGAGCTTGGATGTGTAAGAAATGATGATTTACTGACCAAGATAGCTTATCAATTGAGTCTTTAACGTCTAGCATTATTTGGCCCCCTCACCTAAGTCGAGGAAAATACCGCCTTCAAGCAATTCGTTAACAAACTTAGGAACTGTTTCAGTACGGCTCCAGTCACGTTGTAATTCGCAAGCTAATTGAGCGATTGAAGTAGGTTGAGCACCTGCTTGGGTAACACGTTGAATAGCAGTTTCGTGAGCAATCTTTGAAGTACCACCAACTGCATCAACAACTGGGAAGACTTCGTATCCTTCCTTTAAAGCATCCAAAGTTGGGAATGTTAAGCAAGCTTCAGTCCACAATGCTGCGATAATAATCTTGTGGCGACCAGTTGCTTTAACTGCATCGTTAAATTCTTGATCTTCCCAAGCATTAATTGAAGTTCTGTCGTAACTGGTTACCCCTTGTAGTTGTTCCTTAAGTTCTGGAACAGTTTCTTTGTTTCGTCCAGTCTTAACGTTAACCGTTGATAAAATTGTAGGAATGTTAAATGCATTGATCAACTTTTGAGTAACAACAATGTTTCTGATCAATGTTGCCCGATCGATTGAGTTAATTGATTCAATCTGAGTTGGTTGATAATCAATTACACAGAATACTGAGTCATCAGGATTAATTAAAATGTCACTTTTACCATCACGTTTTGCCATACTTGTCATAATAAAATCCCCCTATAAATTAATTGTTACATTTGCTACACCACTAAGATAATTTATATCATGTTGTAATGCAATTGAAAACGCTTATTAATTTTTTGGGGCACAAAAATAGACTTAAGTTCTACTGTTTTCAAACTTAAGTCTAGTCAATCTGTGGAAGGGTTATCTTTTGGGGTTACGACCTGCTTATAAATTAATGAAATGTTCTATCGCCTCTATTTTATATCTTATTGATCGGCTACCGATGCAAATTTTACGCGACACTGATGCTAATACATTCGCCGTTAAACAACCTTAATCGAACCATCGTACGAAACACCTAAACGACTTGGAAACGAAAGTTATTTTAACAATCTACTACAAGCGACTTCTGTGAATATATACTCTAATATTACTTCTTGTAAGTTTTCAATAGTAGATTTCCTGACCCAGCTAAGTGTAAGCGACCTCGGTAAATTGTATATTTGTAGTTTAATTATATCCAGGTATTAACGCTTAGCTTTGAAAATAACGCCATTTCAATCTCAAAAGTAAATCCAAACATGTTAAATTTTCAAATTACAATTTTGTTAGAAAACGTTCAAAGCTGGTTGTGAACCCCTGTTACTTTGAATCTATTTCCCTTCCTTGACTATATAATATCATACTTGTAAGCGTTCGCAAGTATGAAGCTCACTTTTTTAACAAGTTAATAATTAAAATTATCGTTCCTATCAAAACCCCTGCTAACAGTAGGATCCAGCCGATTACTAAAAACCACGGAAGTTGATGTAGAACCCCGACTCCATCAGAATATCGACTAACTTGACTGATAACAATACTGGCCACTCCAATGACTATTAAAATAGTTGGCATATATTTTGGCACTTCATCATCTCCAATTGTTTTTGATATTAAAAAAGCCTCAAGAAGCTAATCGCTTCCTGAAACTTCACTGTCTAATGGAAAATAAACCTTAGTGGATCAAATATTACAAAACCCACCACAACGATTCCAATGACAATCATTGATACAATAACTGGCATTGATTCTGAAACGGTAGTCGCACCTTTATCGGTAAAATTATAATTAACTTTTTTTGTAGGCGTTGTTATAACAGCTTTCTTGCCAGAGGCCGTGACAATTTTGCCTTCCTCTTTTTGATTAGTTTGAGCCTTTTTATAAAATGCGTTGTAAAAAGTGTTCATACTAACCATTTTAATTTTGTTGTTGGCAGCTGTTTTATCGTTACTGACTTTAAAGGCTGAACCTAGTGGGTTTCTAATACTCTTTTTAGAATTACCATTAACTTTTCCTAATCCTAGTTGTGATAAATATTGATTGGCAGAAAGTTGGCCAGCATTCCCTGTAGTTTGTTCAAAGGCTTGTGCTTGGCTTTCGCCCATAATCAATGACACAGAATAATTTGACGCTGTCTTGACGCCACTTACTGGCATCATTCGATTAACTGGTTCGTTACTGCCGGTTAGAGTACTACCAGATACTATCGGATTAGCTACTGGGTTAACAGCACCTTCTCCATTAGATCCTGTAGCAACTGACCCGGTGCTTCCAGTTCCATTAGCTGGTGTTTCTGTACTAGTACCTGCCGGTGTTTGATTACCAGTTTCAGTAGTATCACTATCGCTGTCGGACTGATTACTAGCATCATTTTTACCAGATGAACTACTATCCTGGGATACAGAGTTATCCGTAGTAGGCTTACTTGCAACAGTTGCATTCGTACTATTTGTGGTGCTTGTAGCTGTATCATTTTTCCCCTTGCTAACAACCCCCTGATTGCTAGCGTTAGTTGAACTAGAAGTAGAGTTACTATTTACTTGATTGTATTTCATTTTTTTTACTGCTGTGCTAGTGGTCCTGCTTGCTGTTGCATAAGCATTACTCACCATCTCCCCCGAGTTGACTGAGCAAAGTAATAATGCAGCGGTAGTAGAACCAATCAAAAGAAATTTTTTGAGATGATTCTTCATAACAATCCCCCCTCGGAACGTTATACCTGTCCAGTTGGATATTACAGTAAAATCAGGAAAAATTCAAGTAGTTACCGAAGTTTTAAAAGCATGTAACCCCAATGTTACATTTCAGTGATATCATTTTATTTGCAAACAGAATTTTGAGGGAGAATTTATATACTATGAGAAAATCAATTGTGTCGATAGCATCACTCGCTATCACATTAATGGCTGTGGGAACTGCCACTACGAGTGCAAAAGCAAAATCTACCACAAAGACTACTACTTCAACTAGTTCAAAGAAAAGCTCTACTACCGACAAAAGTAAGGCCAAGCCTGAAGTAAAGCCAGCTCAAATCGTTCAAACATATGATATTGATCAACCATTACCATATCATTTAAAAGCTGGGTATGTTTATACCAGTTCAACGTTACAAAAACAACTTGGTAATGTTAAAACTTTAGGCACCACTACCTGGTACGTCACTGGAGCTGCCAAAATTGATCGTTCTTCTCAAGGAAGTGGCTACTCAAAATTTTATCAAGTAAAAAGTGGTAATGGTTCTCAAACCGGTTGGGTCTGGAACGGTAACCTACAACCTATTTCGGAAGGAACATTTAACATTGCTATGAAAAACAGTGACTACTTTAACAAGCAAAACATCATCACCATGGGAGATTCAATTACCCGTGGATATGACGGTTACGAAACATTAGATGGTTTGGGTTACCCAAACTGGTTAGCTAGATACCTAAACACAAATGTAACCAACGTTGGTTATAACGGGGCTTTCTTAGTATCTACAGAAGATAACCAAACTACTGGTGATTTAACTACCACTGTTGACTCCACTAACTTTAAAAATTATGGAGTAGCAACTATCGCTTATGGTACTAACGATTATGGTCACACCGATTCAACACTCGATGCTATTCAAGATACATTAGCTCAAAACATTCAAAAAATGCAAAGTGAAAACAAGAACTTAATTATTTATGGAATTCTGCCATTAACTCGTTACGATAAATACGGAGCTAATTCTGATGAAGTTATTGCCCAAGGTGGTTACTCAATTAACCAGTTAAGAGATGCTGAGGCTGAAGTATACAAACGTTATAACATTCCATACCTTGACTGGCGCTCAGTTGATCCCAACTTAATCACTGATAGTAACCATGAAAGTCGCTTATGGGACGAAAGACTTCACCCATCAGCTAAGACATACCAATTAATGGGCCGCGATATTTCTAAGTTTATGATTGATAATTTTCCTAAGGATCGTATTCCAAAGAAAACCACAACTAAAAAGACAAGCAGTACTTCTAAAAAAACAACTAATAAGAAAACTGCCACCAAGAGCAGTGCTACTAAAACAGCTAACGTCGCTAAAAGTGCTAAGAAATAATATGATTAAATAAAAGGCCTTCATTATTAAATGAAGGTCTTTTATTATACAAAAAAATCACCAGTCAAATGACTGATGATTTTAATATATTATTCATTTGAAATTATTGAGTAATTTGGTTCAATAAGCTATCAATTGAAGTAGTTGATGAGGTGAATGATGAGTCTGCAAGTGCAGTACCGTTATCATCTGTTCCAGTTATTCCCTTTACGACTGAATAAAGGTTGCTTAAGTCATTTGGTTGATATGTGTTTTTATCAGTACCTTGATTCAAGAACACTTTGGCAGCAGCCTTGTCAGCCGCGCTAGCGTTATCTGAAGAGTCAAATTTAAAAGCTTTAGTGGATGTAACTGTGTAAGGAATGGTTACTGTACTGCCTAACTTAACGTTATTAGGCAATGCAGATGCTGAAGTAGAAATTTCAACCACTCTATAAGAAATAGTTCCACCAAGAATGCTATTAGCAAGATCGCCCAAAGCACCACCAACACCTGAAAGAATACTACTTAGTCCGGAACCAGTATCAGAACCACTTAACAATGAACCTGCAGAACCTAATAATGAGGTTAAATCACTTGAACCACCTAGAGAGTTGGTCCCACCAAACAAACCAGCGATATTAGGTTGGCCGGTAGCAGAGGCTGTTGAAACAGTTTGGTTAGTATTCAAGCCCGTGTATTCTAGAACATAAAAATCATCTAGACCGGCTGATTTAAGTGCATCAAAGATTTGTTGATTGGTAAATGTTGCACTTTGACTAGTAGCATTAGTTGTTGTAGCAGCAGCTAATTTTTGCAATTTAGCACTCATTTTTTCGGTAACTTTACCTGTTGTACTATTAAGTCCACCAGTGACCACAGCATCTTGTCCAACTGGATCACCTGGTAATGAATTGTAACTCTTAGTGTTTACAGTAACAGAGTATTGTGGAGCAACACTAAACAAGTTAGCTTGATTCTTAGTTACTGTAAAGTTCACTTCTCCACCATATTGTGCAGCAGCAATAGCAGCGTTGTTGGCTGAAGCATCGGAAGGTGCACTATATCCAGAAGGAATTGCACTAACAACTTGACCAGAAATGCTAGTACCTAGGTAGTTAGCAGCTGATTGAGTTTGATAGTTAGGGTTAGTAAATGTTTGTGATGACACAGTGTTACCGTCACCATCTACATAATTAACTTTAACTTGGTCTTTGTTGACTACTGATTGACCTGCTTTAACCACGTCAGAAGCCTTGATCCAACCATTAGCCGCTGGTGTATTAGCATCTTCAACGAAGTAGTATGTGGCATTACTGTCACGACCATTAGTCTTAGTACCAATTCCAGTTACTTTCAATGAATCGTTAGTAGAAGCTGATGTTGACTTGGTATTTCTACCGACTTTATACTGTGTCCAGTCTGGTTGAGTGTATGTTAAAGGTGTTGATTTGAAATTGTAAGTTGCACCAGAAACATCGCTAGATACTGATCCTTGTTTAAAAGTTTGAGTATAGTTCAAACCGCCGCTCACTGATTGAGTATTAGAAGCAGCATTGCTCTTACCAACGTAAATCCAGCCACGATAATGTTTATCAAAAGATACAACCTTCATGTAGTAAGATCCATTGCTTAATTTAGCAACACGGTATCCACGGAAGTAGCTTTGACCTGAATCTCCTTTAGTACGAAGTCCTGATAAAGTTGTTTTGCTGGCAACAACTCTAGCACCCTTCAATGCTCCGGCTTTGTTGTACAATGCATTGCTACCATTTGCTAAATAGTTACGTGAGTTGACGTTGTTGCTAAGGGCACGGTTAGATGTCACCTTAACACTAGCGGCATGCGCTGGTGTGTTTGTTGCAACAAATGCGCTTACCCCAAACGCAGCAGCACTAAATAAAAGAGCTTTTCCAAATTTGCTTTTCATATATAATTGCCTCCAATTTATTATGTAACTGTAACACCCCATATTATATAATACTTAGCAACTTATGAATGTTACGGTTGAATATCATTTGGATAAAATTACAAGTACAACTTAACACTATTGCAATCAAAAAATATGTACAAAAAAAGCATTCCCGAAGGAACGCTTTTTTCTACAAACTGTAAGTTAATCTTATAGTCCGTTAGTTGCGATGAAGTTAAGGATAGCTTGTGCAACATCGTTACGTACAGTGTATGCGTAGTAACCATCAGCATTAGCATTCTTGTCATCGATAAGTGAAGTCTTTGTAGCCTTAACATATACAGTGCTTGGTTCGATTGAGTATGATAAGGTCAACTTGTCACCGTAGTGAACAGTTGTAGGAAGAGCTTCAGTATCCAAGTTGAACTTCATGTAAA encodes:
- a CDS encoding phosphopentomutase, which codes for MKIKRVIILDLASMGIGESADANRFDSVGADTLGHLLADDSTQITVPALTELGLGNIRYQNPISQIPIVDNPFGSYGKIQIAAPNNQVNSGLREMLDYQAEERTTSILDSVVEVNAVENTVLVLANYQSYLSNQLRAQNVHVNDDTSVWWALHREAISPRPGLIYARMSTLDQLAHQGKKEEYRNELEMIDQNIQRVMNEMYSTDLLLITSSFANDMQSPLTVTREYLPLIAYNPGGQPGKSLGIRRSLGDIGATVAELFNVQVADNNIGHSFLRELL
- a CDS encoding hydrolase yields the protein MTSMAKRDGKSDILINPDDSVFCVIDYQPTQIESINSIDRATLIRNIVVTQKLINAFNIPTILSTVNVKTGRNKETVPELKEQLQGVTSYDRTSINAWEDQEFNDAVKATGRHKIIIAALWTEACLTFPTLDALKEGYEVFPVVDAVGGTSKIAHETAIQRVTQAGAQPTSIAQLACELQRDWSRTETVPKFVNELLEGGIFLDLGEGAK
- a CDS encoding DUF3955 domain-containing protein; the encoded protein is MPKYMPTILIVIGVASIVISQVSRYSDGVGVLHQLPWFLVIGWILLLAGVLIGTIILIINLLKK
- a CDS encoding SGNH/GDSL hydrolase family protein; protein product: MRKSIVSIASLAITLMAVGTATTSAKAKSTTKTTTSTSSKKSSTTDKSKAKPEVKPAQIVQTYDIDQPLPYHLKAGYVYTSSTLQKQLGNVKTLGTTTWYVTGAAKIDRSSQGSGYSKFYQVKSGNGSQTGWVWNGNLQPISEGTFNIAMKNSDYFNKQNIITMGDSITRGYDGYETLDGLGYPNWLARYLNTNVTNVGYNGAFLVSTEDNQTTGDLTTTVDSTNFKNYGVATIAYGTNDYGHTDSTLDAIQDTLAQNIQKMQSENKNLIIYGILPLTRYDKYGANSDEVIAQGGYSINQLRDAEAEVYKRYNIPYLDWRSVDPNLITDSNHESRLWDERLHPSAKTYQLMGRDISKFMIDNFPKDRIPKKTTTKKTSSTSKKTTNKKTATKSSATKTANVAKSAKK